The Deltaproteobacteria bacterium region ATGGCGAAAATTACCAAGGAAGAGTATGTTCTTTGTATCCCACGATTTCTCAGGACGCGGGACGTAGAAGCTGGAATCAACGCCATGTGGAACCACACTTGTCTTTTCTTTCAGATCTGGCGCAAGCCGGATAAGAACCTCCATATCCTGTTGCGTCAAGGAAAGGACATGATCAACCGAGCGATACATTTCAAACTCATACTCAAAAAGCTCCTCAATCGTCCCATTACTTATGCGTTTTCCCTTGTTTGCCTGCTGCTGAAAAGCTTGCGTATAGCATTCATGGACAGAGATAATGGTCATGGTACTTTGAGGAATGATTTCCTTTGATCCTTCAAGATACTGGCCCATCATGGAGTACTCGGCGATGATGGCGCCATAAGCGCGCCTTGCAATAAGAGACCTAAAGACATCATCGAGTCGGGGGTCGTATGCGCCGTCCCCTGAAAGAAAGAAGGGGGGACGCTTAAGCTCAGCTTTGAATTTTTCCACCTCCTCAGAGGTTCTGCCACTGGGGGAGTCAATAAGTATGATCTGTTCACAGTATGGCTTAAGGCTATTGTCGTTGTGATCCTCGTCTGAATACGCGGGTGCAAGGACTGTTATCCCATAACCCATTTTGAAAAGGTTCTTGATCCTGTGATGAATGAGTATGGGGCCTCCAATAACGCTCGCCCTGGGGAAAACTTTGGGTATGAAGAGCAGGTCCAAATTCGATTCTCCTTATTAAGATTTTTTACATGGGAATTACCTTATCTAAATCTTTGGCTAGCTGGGGTGGTTCTATATTTCTTAAATTTTTCCTTGTCCAAAATTTTCCTTGCAAGCAAATAGAAAATACTTGCCGAATATCAGGCAATGTCGGGAATATCTAAAACGTTTCCCGATTCTAAGGCCCTAGGGTCATCTATAATATTTGCCTCCGCAATTGTCCTCCACGAAGCTAGTTTGGTATCTTGTGTCAGGGAAGTAAAGAAAGCTCCGCCCATGACTTTCTTCATCTCCCCTTTACTGATCTTCTGATCCTTTGGTAAATCCTTGATTTTGATACGCGCCATTTTTTTTACCTCCCTTTTTAGATTGTCCTAAGGATAGAGAAGATATTTTAAGGCCAACATACAATGGTTTGGTTTTGTAGATTAAAAATTATGCCTACTTGCCACTGTCTATTATATCAAAATAAATAAGGGCACTCCATCATAATTCAATGGAATACCCTTTTTTTGGGTTCAGAACAGTTAGTTAAACTACAGTGACATTTACTGCCGCAGGGCCTTTTTTGCCTTGCTCTATGTCAAAGGTAACCTTGTCTTCTTCTCTAAGAGACTTGAAGCCGTTCCCAGTGATTCCTGAATGATGAACAAATACATCAGGACCGTCTTCCTGCTCAATGAAGCCGTAGCCTTTGCGCTCATCAAACCACTTCACTTTTCCATTAGCCATAGTGACAACCTCCTTTCAAAAAATTTTCATGGTTCCAATCTTCAGGCTGCCTCTTTTGACAAATGGATCTTACCCCGAAACGAAACCCGAATACCAGTAAAGATATTACTTTACTGATCTGAGGTATAATAGCCTGTTTTTAACAAAAGTCAAGCTATTATTGATAAAAATTTTTCAGGGTAGGAGAAAAGATTGTGAAAGGGGAAACTTTTTTTTCAAAAAGTTTCCCCTTTATAAATACTAAACCCTGGCCTCATAGCTGGCCTCAATGGTCTTGACCAGGGCGGTCAGGGTCTTGTTGACCGGCGTGCTGATCCCGAGGCCCTGCCCGTGAGTCACCACCGCGCCGTTGATGCTGTCTATCTCGGTGCGGCGTTTGGCCAGGACGTCCTGGAGCATGGAGGCTATATTGCCTGCGGTGGCCCGGGCCACTGATTTTACGTGTTCGATGGGGTCAGGGAAGACAGGCGCCAGGCCCATGGCCTTTACCACGGCCACGGCCTCGCGGACCGCCGCTTCCATGAGCCGCTCGGTGCCGGGATAATGAAGAAGCTGTCCGTTTTTCAGCCGGGTCAGGGCTGTCAGAGGATTGATGCCCGCGTTGACGATCAGCTTTGACCAGATCAGAGGCTCGACCCTGGCCTCGACATTGGCCGCGAATCCGGCCTGGCTGAATAAATCGGCCGCCTCAGCCAGACGGTCTTCCTGGCCCGGGCCTGAGGCTGCGCCGATGATGGTCTGGCCGGTTCCGGCATGACGCACGTGTCCTGGCTCGAAAGCGGTGGCCCCCTGTGAAGTTATGCCAGCCCAGACACGCTCCGGCCCGCAGACCTCACTCAGGATTTCCACGTTGCCCACTCCGTTTTGCAGGGTCAGGATGCGAGCTTCCGGGGCCAGATGCGCGGCAAGGCTATCTGCTGCCGTCCGGGTGTGGTAGGCCTTGACGCACACGAGAACCAGCTCGGAATCGGCCGCATCGGCCGGTGAGGCTGAAATCCGAACCTTGACCCAATGTTCCCCGCTGATCCCCTCGACAAACAGGCCGTTTTGCTTCAAAAGCTCAACCCGTTCCGGACGGTAGTCCAGGAGCAACACCTCCTGCTTAGCTTCGGCCAGAAAGGCGGCAAAGAGGCAGCCCATGGCCCCAGGCCCGATAATGGTGATCTTCATTTTTTTCCTTCCGCTTCTATTCCCGCCTCATGGATTCACATGGAAGGTGTGCTCCGGCCCGGGAAAATCGCCGGACTTCACTTCCTCAACATAATCGCTCACAGCCTTTGTAATCATCGGGGCCAGGTTGATATACTGTTTGACAAACTTAGGTACAAACTTCTCATACAGGCCCAGCAGGTCATTGGTCACCAGGACCTGGCCGTCGCAGTCCGGCCCGGCCCCGATGCCGATGGTCGGCATGGAGACCGTTTTGGTGATTTTCTCGGCAATGGCGTCCGGGATGCACTCCATGACCAGGGTAAAGGCCCCGGCTTGGTCCAGGGCCTTGGCCGACTCGATGAGCTGTCGCCCGCCTTCCTTATCCTTGCCTTGCACCTTAAACCCTGACAGCTTGGTGGCGGTCTGGGGCGTGAGGCCGATGTGGGCGCACACCGGGATGCCCGCGTCAACAATGGCCCTGACCACCGGGGCCATTTCGCTTCCGCCTTCGAGCTTGGCCGCGTCGCAGCCGGCCTCTT contains the following coding sequences:
- a CDS encoding glycosyltransferase, with the translated sequence MDLLFIPKVFPRASVIGGPILIHHRIKNLFKMGYGITVLAPAYSDEDHNDNSLKPYCEQIILIDSPSGRTSEEVEKFKAELKRPPFFLSGDGAYDPRLDDVFRSLIARRAYGAIIAEYSMMGQYLEGSKEIIPQSTMTIISVHECYTQAFQQQANKGKRISNGTIEELFEYEFEMYRSVDHVLSLTQQDMEVLIRLAPDLKEKTSVVPHGVDSSFYVPRPEKSWDTKNILFLGNFRH
- a CDS encoding cold-shock protein, whose amino-acid sequence is MANGKVKWFDERKGYGFIEQEDGPDVFVHHSGITGNGFKSLREEDKVTFDIEQGKKGPAAVNVTVV
- a CDS encoding 2-dehydropantoate 2-reductase, producing the protein MKITIIGPGAMGCLFAAFLAEAKQEVLLLDYRPERVELLKQNGLFVEGISGEHWVKVRISASPADAADSELVLVCVKAYHTRTAADSLAAHLAPEARILTLQNGVGNVEILSEVCGPERVWAGITSQGATAFEPGHVRHAGTGQTIIGAASGPGQEDRLAEAADLFSQAGFAANVEARVEPLIWSKLIVNAGINPLTALTRLKNGQLLHYPGTERLMEAAVREAVAVVKAMGLAPVFPDPIEHVKSVARATAGNIASMLQDVLAKRRTEIDSINGAVVTHGQGLGISTPVNKTLTALVKTIEASYEARV
- the panB gene encoding 3-methyl-2-oxobutanoate hydroxymethyltransferase yields the protein MERSKVTIQSLYNKKEKGEKITMLTAYDFYTAAMLDQAGIDLTLVGDSLGNVVLGYDSTVPVTMEEMIHHCKAVRRGTQYAFLVGDMPFMSYNVTHEEAIRNAGRFIKEAGCDAAKLEGGSEMAPVVRAIVDAGIPVCAHIGLTPQTATKLSGFKVQGKDKEGGRQLIESAKALDQAGAFTLVMECIPDAIAEKITKTVSMPTIGIGAGPDCDGQVLVTNDLLGLYEKFVPKFVKQYINLAPMITKAVSDYVEEVKSGDFPGPEHTFHVNP